The Carassius auratus strain Wakin unplaced genomic scaffold, ASM336829v1 scaf_tig00011864, whole genome shotgun sequence genome includes a region encoding these proteins:
- the LOC113073308 gene encoding transcription factor Spi-B-like, whose amino-acid sequence MLATLENIQYFQDLGPREPSSGNLDLDMIEEYLQEHSVEVMSAPRVQRRDQEEHGMAENSWSGHYTYEWHYGEVPGTDETHEPQPQQQQQQQTWLCQSSHNEWGYFKYVRNQYSDSDSLSTSSGCQEFPPSPTSDMKGQIAYDSLALAPLSGKRKERLFQFLYEMLQTPDMRSCIWWVQSNNGIFQFSSQNKEKLAEMWGRRKGNRKTMTYQKMARALQNYSRTGEICKVKRKLTYQFTERTLKGLQNNSQRFMGR is encoded by the exons ATTCAATACTTCCAGGATCTGGGCCCTAGAGAGCCGTCTTCAGGGAACCTGGACCTGGACATGATTGAGGAGTACCTGCAGGAGCACTCGGTGGAGGTGATGTCAGCACCGCGTGTGCAGAGGAGAGATCAAGAGGAGCACGGTATGGCAG AGAACAGCTGGTCTGGACATTATACATATGAATGGCATTATGGTGAAGTGCCAGGAACAGATGAGACGCATGAACCACagcctcagcagcagcagcagcagcagacgtGGCTCTGTCAGTCCAGTCACAATGAATGG GGATACTTCAAGTATGTCAGAAACCAGTACAGTGATTCAGATTCACTGTCCACCAGTTCTGGTTGCCAAGAATTTCCACCATCTCCGACCTCTGACATGAAGGGTCAAATTGCGTATGACTCCCTGGCTCTAGCACCGCTCTCAG GTAAAAGGAAAGAGCGGCTGTTTCAGTTCTTATATGAGATGCTACAGACACCAGACATGCGGAGCTGCATTTGGTGGGTTCAGTCTAACAATGGAATATTCCAGTTTTCATCCCAGAACAAGGAAAAGCTGGCTGAGATGTGGGGCAGACGCAAGGGTAACCGGAAAACCATGACATACCAGAAAATGGCTCGCGCCCTACAAAACTATTCACGAACAGGAGAGATCTGCAAAGTGAAGCGTAAACTCACCTATCAGTTCACTGAGAGAACACTGAAAGGCCTTCAGAACAACTCGCAAAGATTCATGGGTCGTTAA